The following coding sequences lie in one Flavobacteriales bacterium genomic window:
- a CDS encoding DUF5074 domain-containing protein, translating into MKQLLHISLIMLLFTACTKEEFGPQCLNCDETPITQTSATDVLIINEGTFGWTNASISLYNKNTNNVNQNVFKNANNGLGLGDVAQSFMQIGSKGYIVVNNSNKVEVVNMSNFTSVATITGFNSPRYMLPINTNKAYVSDLYSNSIQVVNLASNTISKSISVSGWTEQMVLFNDTAYVCDMTNNNILIINTITDVLVDSIKVGKSPNSIVLDKNNQLWVMCSGGFSVENPKLIQLNPANRSITQTLTFPNIADSPGSLTLNATKDVLYFLNSNVYQMSISSTALPSSALIANSGNIFYGLGVDPNNNDVYVSDAIDYVQNGTVFRYSSSGNLIHQFTAGVIPGNFWFIE; encoded by the coding sequence GAAACAACTACTACATATCAGTTTAATAATGTTGCTGTTTACAGCATGCACCAAAGAAGAATTTGGTCCACAATGCTTAAATTGTGATGAAACACCTATTACACAAACTTCTGCAACCGATGTGCTAATTATCAACGAAGGTACTTTTGGCTGGACCAACGCCTCCATTTCACTTTACAACAAGAATACCAACAACGTAAACCAAAATGTGTTTAAAAACGCTAATAACGGTTTAGGTTTAGGCGATGTTGCTCAATCGTTTATGCAAATTGGCAGCAAAGGATACATTGTGGTAAACAATTCCAACAAAGTTGAAGTGGTTAACATGAGCAACTTTACCTCTGTGGCAACCATTACAGGCTTTAATTCGCCACGCTACATGCTGCCAATAAACACCAACAAAGCTTATGTAAGCGATTTGTATTCCAACTCTATACAAGTAGTGAATTTGGCTAGCAATACCATTTCAAAAAGCATTTCTGTTTCGGGCTGGACTGAACAAATGGTATTGTTTAACGATACCGCATACGTGTGCGACATGACCAACAACAACATTTTAATCATCAACACCATTACAGATGTGTTAGTGGATAGCATTAAAGTGGGTAAATCGCCCAACAGCATCGTATTGGATAAAAACAATCAATTATGGGTAATGTGTAGCGGTGGTTTTAGTGTAGAAAACCCTAAACTCATTCAACTCAATCCTGCCAACAGAAGCATAACTCAAACCCTAACCTTTCCAAACATTGCCGATTCGCCAGGCTCGTTAACCTTAAACGCAACTAAAGACGTGTTGTATTTTCTGAACTCCAACGTTTATCAAATGAGCATTTCGAGCACCGCTTTACCTTCTTCGGCTTTAATTGCAAATAGCGGTAACATTTTTTACGGTTTGGGCGTAGACCCCAACAACAATGATGTATATGTGTCTGATGCCATTGATTATGTACAAAATGGAACCGTGTTTCGATATTCGTCATCAGGTAATTTAATTCATCAATTCACCGCAGGTGTTATCCCTGGCAATTTTTGGTTTATAGAGTGA